A DNA window from Drosophila biarmipes strain raj3 chromosome 2R, RU_DBia_V1.1, whole genome shotgun sequence contains the following coding sequences:
- the LOC108022070 gene encoding developmental protein eyes absent-like has product MFTKVLGVLFLLAGQSLGDLKHLGLHNFGLHISRPDHSSSHHNNNAESEYNAFLNQYYSNQWQQYYQAQASYNQLYGPNSLYGHYGYYYPYGHEVHHGHHGNHGQHSQHGQQPTDNTTTTTTSTTTTTTTTPAPTTTTTEQTTSTAVATTKDPQTTSTAVATTPGPDTTSTALASSNAVARYRVHTTPLPYPYEPNPQINPYALHRIYPQHLYVKDPSSAQLSPVYSYVPYDQVQYVAKK; this is encoded by the coding sequence ATGTTTACTAAAGTGTTAGGAGTTCTTTTTCTGCTAGCAGGTCAGTCCTTGGGCGATCTGAAGCACCTGGGACTTCATAATTTCGGCCTGCATATCTCACGTCCTGACCACTCAAGCAGCCACCACAATAACAACGCTGAATCGGAGTACAACGCTTTTCTCAACCAATACTACAGCAATCAATGGCAGCAGTACTATCAAGCTCAGGCGTCCTACAATCAGTTATATGGTCCCAATAGTCTATATGGACACTACGGGTACTATTATCCCTATGGACACGAAGTCCACCATGGACATCATGGAAATCATGGTCAACATAGTCAGCATGGTCAACAGCCAACAGACAAcacaaccaccaccaccaccagtaCCACCACCACTACCACAACCACACCAGCtccaaccacaacaacaacagaacaGACAACCTCCACTGCGGTTGCAACAACAAAAGATCCTCAGACAACTTCAACTGCCGTTGCTACAACACCTGGACCCGATACCACCTCGACAGCTTTAGCCTCTTCAAATGCAGTAGCGAGGTATCGTGTTCACACCACGCCCCTTCCATATCCATACGAGCCAAACCCACAGATCAATCCCTACGCTCTGCACCGCATCTATCCCCAGCATTTATATGTCAAAGATCCTTCATCAGCTCAGCTCTCGCCGGTATACTCGTATGTTCCATATGATCAAGTTCAATACGTGGCAAAAAAATAG